Proteins co-encoded in one Methanobrevibacter gottschalkii DSM 11977 genomic window:
- a CDS encoding VOC family protein has product MKIRYATMIVNDMEESVKFYTETLDFTVDEVFDVPEGKITLLDGEGFAGIELIESSNFGSGLYSIGMDVEDIHKEIENLEAKGANIAMKPIKIQVGYMAKVIDPNGINIVLVQHNR; this is encoded by the coding sequence ATGAAAATCAGATATGCTACAATGATTGTTAATGATATGGAGGAAAGTGTTAAATTTTATACTGAAACTCTAGATTTTACTGTTGATGAAGTCTTTGATGTTCCGGAAGGCAAAATCACTCTTTTAGATGGGGAGGGTTTTGCAGGAATTGAACTAATTGAAAGTTCAAATTTTGGCAGTGGCCTATATTCCATTGGAATGGATGTTGAAGATATCCATAAAGAAATTGAAAATTTAGAAGCAAAAGGGGCTAATATTGCCATGAAACCCATAAAAATACAGGTCGGTTATATGGCAAAAGTAATAGATCCAAATGGTATTAATATTGTTTTAGTTCAACATAATAGATAA
- a CDS encoding MFS transporter, which yields MKLEKIVLIVATLTSFFTVFLSSAVMVAVPTLASEFGMSNIIQNWVTMLFFLAVAIFTIPSGQLSGKFGLKKSMIFGSSVYILSSIAAIFSINSEIFLICRLVQGIGVSFLNVASMAMVVSAFSPQERGKAIGINVTGVYLATSTSPVIGGFLNFHFGWRSIFLTSVPFLILILVLLITEIKEEWVTMGDVPIDWKGSIVYSLGILLFIYGFTRLDESTGIILTVIGLIVLGVFVALELREKYPVFDVKFFKNPKFSSANFAALTAYLATFAVTTIVNYHLQYIRGYDSQMAGIILLVAPLIQVIMAPISGRLSDKINPQKLAAIGMFFGAISLAMLSMLNVSTPLWFLIIAMVSHGLGFGIFSSPNTNAIMGSVPQKDTPVASASVATMRVIGQTMSMGMLTLVFAFVMGNVPMIEKYFPLLITSSQITCLICMVLCAASVFASLVGIKSKEMLEFN from the coding sequence ATGAAACTTGAAAAAATCGTTTTAATTGTAGCAACATTGACATCCTTTTTCACAGTATTTTTATCATCTGCTGTGATGGTGGCAGTTCCAACTTTAGCTTCTGAATTTGGAATGAGCAATATTATCCAAAATTGGGTCACCATGCTATTTTTCTTAGCAGTAGCTATTTTTACAATTCCATCTGGGCAATTATCTGGAAAATTCGGTCTTAAAAAATCAATGATATTTGGCTCATCAGTTTATATTCTAAGCTCTATTGCAGCTATTTTTTCAATAAACTCAGAAATTTTTTTAATCTGTCGATTAGTTCAAGGTATTGGTGTTTCATTTTTAAATGTCGCTTCAATGGCAATGGTCGTATCAGCATTCTCTCCACAAGAACGTGGTAAAGCAATTGGAATTAACGTAACTGGAGTTTATCTTGCAACATCAACATCTCCAGTAATTGGGGGATTTTTAAACTTTCATTTTGGATGGAGATCTATATTTTTAACATCAGTGCCATTTTTAATCTTGATTTTAGTTTTATTAATAACTGAAATTAAGGAAGAATGGGTTACTATGGGGGATGTTCCGATTGATTGGAAAGGTTCTATTGTATACTCATTAGGCATATTGTTATTTATTTATGGATTCACACGTCTTGATGAAAGTACTGGCATTATTTTGACTGTTATAGGTTTAATTGTATTGGGAGTATTTGTAGCTCTTGAACTTAGAGAAAAATATCCAGTATTCGATGTTAAATTCTTTAAAAATCCTAAATTTTCATCTGCGAACTTTGCAGCTCTAACAGCGTATCTCGCTACATTTGCTGTTACAACTATTGTAAATTATCATTTGCAATATATTAGAGGTTATGATTCTCAAATGGCAGGTATAATCTTGTTAGTTGCACCTTTAATTCAAGTAATTATGGCTCCAATTTCAGGAAGATTGTCGGATAAGATTAATCCACAAAAATTAGCGGCTATTGGAATGTTTTTTGGAGCAATTTCACTTGCAATGCTTTCAATGCTTAATGTTTCAACACCATTATGGTTTTTAATTATTGCGATGGTATCTCATGGTTTGGGTTTTGGAATATTTTCATCTCCAAATACAAATGCAATTATGGGGTCAGTTCCACAAAAAGATACTCCTGTGGCTTCTGCATCAGTTGCAACAATGCGTGTTATTGGTCAAACAATGAGTATGGGTATGTTAACATTAGTATTTGCATTTGTGATGGGTAATGTACCAATGATTGAGAAATATTTTCCTCTTTTAATTACTAGTTCTCAAATTACTTGCTTAATTTGTATGGTGTTATGCGCAGCATCTGTTTTTGCTTCACTTGTAGGAATTAAATCTAAGGAAATGTTGGAATTTAATTAA
- a CDS encoding peptidylprolyl isomerase, with amino-acid sequence MKVATIETDKGNIELELFPNEAPGTVANFEKLIKEGFYDGLTFHRVIPNFVIQGGCPKGNGTGGPGYTIKCETEGNPHRHGTGALSMAHAGKDTGGSQFFITHSPQPHLDGVHTVFGQVIKGQDVVNAIRQGDKMNKLTVEER; translated from the coding sequence ATGAAAGTCGCAACTATTGAAACCGATAAAGGGAATATTGAACTTGAATTATTCCCAAATGAAGCACCTGGAACTGTAGCAAACTTTGAAAAATTAATCAAAGAAGGATTCTATGATGGATTAACATTCCACAGAGTAATTCCTAATTTTGTAATTCAAGGTGGTTGTCCTAAAGGAAACGGTACTGGTGGACCAGGTTACACTATCAAATGTGAAACTGAAGGAAACCCGCACAGACATGGAACTGGTGCATTATCAATGGCACATGCTGGAAAAGATACTGGTGGAAGCCAGTTCTTTATTACACACAGTCCGCAACCACACTTAGATGGAGTACACACTGTATTTGGTCAAGTTATCAAAGGTCAAGATGTTGTTAATGCTATTCGCCAAGGCGACAAAATGAACAAATTGACAGTGGAAGAAAGATAG
- a CDS encoding aspartate aminotransferase family protein — MNTQELIKIEDDYFINTFTRQPVVLDHGEGVRVTDIDGNEYLDMFAGIAVNSLGHNNPKLVKAIQDQAAKLIHISSIYYNEPALIYAKRLIDLTSFDRIFYANSGAEANEGAIKLAVKYTGKSEIISTVDSFHGRTIMTLAATGHEEYHEPFKSIMPQGFINVPYNDLEAIKNAITENTAAIIVEPIQGEGGVHVPDVEYLKGIEAICREKGIVFIVDEVQTGFGRCGTLFAHELFDVKPDIMTMAKGIGGGVPMGGILATEKIASAFVPGDHGTTFGGGPLVCAAANAILDEFADKNILDNVNEVGGYFISELKKLDKDIIADVRGKGLMIGLELTKPGAEYVDKLRKAGFLINCTAGNVLRFVPPLIITKTDIDEFVEALDEIL; from the coding sequence ATGAATACTCAAGAATTAATAAAAATAGAAGATGATTATTTCATAAACACTTTCACTAGACAACCAGTTGTACTTGATCATGGTGAAGGTGTAAGAGTTACTGATATTGATGGAAATGAATATTTGGATATGTTTGCAGGTATTGCTGTAAATTCTTTGGGTCATAATAACCCTAAACTTGTAAAAGCCATACAGGATCAAGCTGCAAAACTCATTCACATTTCAAGTATTTATTATAATGAACCTGCATTAATCTATGCTAAAAGATTAATTGATTTAACTAGCTTTGATAGAATTTTTTATGCAAACAGCGGTGCTGAAGCAAATGAGGGAGCTATTAAACTAGCTGTAAAATACACCGGCAAGAGTGAAATCATCTCAACTGTTGATTCTTTTCACGGAAGAACAATAATGACTCTTGCAGCTACTGGTCATGAAGAATACCATGAACCATTTAAATCAATAATGCCGCAAGGATTTATCAATGTTCCATATAACGACCTTGAAGCTATTAAAAATGCAATTACTGAAAATACTGCAGCTATCATTGTCGAACCTATTCAGGGTGAAGGCGGGGTACATGTTCCTGATGTTGAATATTTAAAAGGAATTGAAGCAATCTGTAGAGAAAAAGGCATTGTATTTATTGTGGATGAAGTACAAACAGGATTCGGAAGATGTGGAACATTATTTGCACACGAATTATTTGATGTCAAACCAGATATAATGACTATGGCTAAGGGAATAGGTGGAGGAGTTCCAATGGGTGGAATTTTAGCAACCGAGAAAATAGCTAGTGCATTCGTACCTGGAGATCATGGAACAACATTCGGCGGTGGGCCACTTGTATGTGCTGCAGCTAATGCTATTTTAGATGAATTTGCAGATAAAAATATTTTGGATAATGTTAATGAAGTTGGCGGATATTTCATTTCTGAATTAAAGAAATTAGATAAAGATATTATTGCCGATGTTCGCGGTAAAGGTTTAATGATCGGGCTTGAATTAACCAAACCTGGTGCTGAATATGTTGATAAACTAAGAAAAGCAGGTTTCTTAATAAACTGTACTGCAGGCAATGTTTTAAGATTTGTCCCACCTTTAATAATTACTAAAACTGACATCGACGAGTTTGTAGAAGCTTTAGATGAAATTTTATAG
- the lysA gene encoding diaminopimelate decarboxylase, protein MDLNIKVNDKNHLDIGGADAIDIAEEFGTPTYVIDENRIRDNYNRFYSAFSKYYPDFKVFYACKANTNLAVMKILESEGCCIDAVSPGEVHISKMLGFSGDRILFTGNNITNDELKYVHDEGAVLNIDSVSALNRLSKMIDPEGVKISFRVNPMVGAGHHDHCITGGIMSKFGIMESEAVEVYKKAEKLGFNPVGMHSHIGSGILDPEPFKLAIESTMDIAGKVHQDAGIDFEFVDFGGGVGIPYTPEENVVDLDKFAEVNVGLFKEKLEQYGMGNPTMYLEPGRFLVGDACVLLVTVNSLKQSYRKFIGVDAGFHTLLRPAMYDSYHHIVDASRMNAENTQTVDIAGNVCESGDLFARDRLMPDVEEGDVLGILNAGAYGFTMSSNYNSRPLASEILVTDGECSVVRERETFEDLYAKQSIPPHLK, encoded by the coding sequence ATGGATTTAAATATTAAAGTAAACGATAAAAACCACCTTGATATTGGTGGAGCAGATGCAATTGATATTGCAGAAGAATTTGGAACTCCAACCTATGTGATTGATGAGAATAGGATAAGAGATAATTACAATAGATTTTATTCAGCTTTCTCAAAATATTATCCTGATTTTAAAGTATTTTACGCATGTAAAGCTAATACTAACCTTGCAGTAATGAAAATTTTAGAAAGTGAAGGTTGTTGTATTGATGCGGTTTCCCCTGGAGAAGTTCATATATCAAAAATGCTTGGATTTTCAGGAGATAGAATATTATTCACTGGTAACAATATTACTAATGATGAATTAAAATATGTTCATGATGAAGGTGCAGTTTTAAATATAGACTCAGTATCAGCACTTAACAGATTATCTAAAATGATTGACCCTGAAGGTGTAAAAATTTCCTTTAGAGTAAATCCAATGGTAGGTGCAGGACATCATGATCATTGTATTACAGGAGGGATAATGAGTAAATTTGGTATTATGGAATCCGAAGCTGTTGAAGTTTATAAAAAAGCAGAAAAATTAGGATTCAATCCAGTTGGTATGCACTCTCACATTGGTTCAGGTATATTGGATCCGGAACCATTTAAATTAGCTATTGAATCAACTATGGATATTGCAGGTAAAGTTCACCAAGATGCTGGAATTGACTTTGAATTTGTTGACTTTGGTGGGGGAGTGGGTATTCCTTACACTCCTGAAGAAAATGTTGTAGATTTAGACAAATTTGCAGAAGTTAATGTCGGATTATTTAAAGAAAAATTAGAACAATATGGCATGGGTAATCCTACAATGTATCTTGAACCTGGAAGATTCTTGGTTGGAGATGCATGTGTGCTTTTAGTAACTGTTAACAGTCTAAAACAAAGTTACAGGAAATTTATTGGTGTAGATGCAGGTTTTCATACTCTCTTAAGACCGGCGATGTATGATTCATACCATCATATTGTTGATGCAAGCAGAATGAATGCAGAAAATACTCAAACTGTTGATATTGCAGGAAATGTATGTGAATCTGGAGACTTATTTGCACGTGACAGACTAATGCCTGATGTGGAAGAGGGTGATGTATTAGGTATATTAAATGCAGGTGCATATGGATTTACAATGTCTTCAAACTATAATTCAAGACCTCTTGCTTCAGAAATATTGGTAACTGATGGTGAATGCTCAGTTGTACGTGAAAGAGAAACTTTTGAAGATTTATATGCAAAACAAAGTATTCCTCCACATTTGAAATAA
- the dapF gene encoding diaminopimelate epimerase has product MVDLKGLKFSKMHGIGNDFPIIDETKGKVISEEDKPEACRILCHRNFGVGGDGVLFVEPSDVADIGYRMFNPDGSEAEMCGNGIRCFGDFVYRKGILKKEKMTVETRAGIKTIEITLEDDEPVLFKVDMGLSTFKTPEIPMISEMDEFLDCELEVLDTTFNLTAVSVGNPHAIIFVDDLDEIDIDKYGPAIEAHEVFPEKINVHFVEVISKNEGKMRTWERGAGVTLACGTGATSTAISGYKLGLFDSNILLHLPGGDLKFNVYEKDDALGAFMKGPAELVYDGEF; this is encoded by the coding sequence ATGGTAGATTTAAAAGGATTAAAATTTTCAAAAATGCATGGAATAGGTAATGATTTTCCAATTATTGATGAAACAAAAGGAAAAGTCATTTCTGAAGAAGACAAACCTGAAGCATGCAGAATTTTATGCCACAGAAACTTCGGAGTAGGTGGGGATGGTGTTTTATTCGTAGAACCATCTGATGTTGCGGATATTGGGTACAGAATGTTCAATCCTGATGGAAGTGAGGCTGAAATGTGTGGAAATGGCATAAGATGCTTTGGAGATTTTGTATACAGAAAAGGTATTTTAAAAAAAGAGAAGATGACTGTTGAGACAAGGGCAGGAATCAAAACTATTGAAATTACTTTAGAAGATGATGAACCGGTATTATTTAAAGTAGATATGGGATTATCAACATTCAAAACTCCTGAAATCCCAATGATTTCTGAAATGGATGAATTTTTGGATTGTGAGTTGGAAGTTTTAGATACTACTTTTAATTTAACTGCTGTTAGTGTTGGAAATCCTCATGCAATCATCTTTGTTGATGATTTAGATGAAATCGACATTGACAAATACGGTCCAGCTATTGAAGCACATGAAGTATTCCCTGAAAAGATCAATGTACATTTTGTTGAAGTAATTTCTAAAAATGAAGGTAAAATGAGAACATGGGAGCGTGGTGCTGGTGTAACACTTGCATGTGGTACCGGTGCAACTTCTACAGCTATTTCTGGTTACAAACTAGGTTTATTTGATAGTAATATCTTACTTCACTTACCTGGCGGTGACTTGAAATTCAATGTATATGAAAAAGATGATGCTCTTGGCGCATTCATGAAAGGTCCAGCAGAGCTTGTTTATGATGGGGAATTCTAA
- a CDS encoding HemK2/MTQ2 family protein methyltransferase, whose product MPDFKINIDDNVYIPAEDSYLLADNLQIKKGQSVLEIGTGSGIVAMYASRLTDNITVTDINFDACELACKNFEANNIENIEILFGNLFDPVQNRKFDVILFNTPYLPTEKGEVLDDTINYAFDGGLDGRKVIDAFLNEVGNHLNDGGIVQMIQSSLSDNEETLKKLDKLGFISEIAKKEHFFFEDITLINAYKI is encoded by the coding sequence ATGCCTGATTTTAAAATTAATATTGATGATAATGTTTATATTCCCGCTGAAGACAGCTATTTACTTGCTGATAACTTACAGATTAAAAAAGGACAAAGTGTGCTGGAAATTGGAACTGGATCGGGTATTGTTGCAATGTATGCTTCAAGACTTACAGACAATATTACTGTAACAGACATTAATTTTGATGCATGTGAACTTGCATGCAAAAATTTTGAAGCAAATAACATTGAAAATATTGAAATATTATTTGGAAATTTGTTTGACCCCGTGCAGAATAGAAAGTTTGATGTAATTTTATTCAATACTCCATATCTGCCTACTGAAAAAGGGGAGGTTTTAGATGACACAATAAATTATGCTTTTGACGGTGGATTAGATGGTAGAAAAGTTATTGATGCCTTTTTAAATGAAGTGGGAAATCACTTAAATGATGGCGGAATAGTGCAGATGATACAGTCTTCACTATCAGATAATGAAGAAACACTGAAAAAACTCGATAAATTAGGTTTTATTTCAGAAATTGCAAAAAAAGAGCACTTTTTTTTCGAAGATATAACATTGATTAATGCGTATAAAATTTAA
- the rsmA gene encoding 16S rRNA (adenine(1518)-N(6)/adenine(1519)-N(6))-dimethyltransferase RsmA — MNSENSISLSKTTKSILNQNGIKLNKNLGQNYLIDKNKRDQIINFGNINENDVILEIGTGIGTLTIELAKKAKKVIAIEQDKNICDILAKRLKEEKIDNVELLNEDALNIEFPKFNKIISNLPYQISSPITFKFLEYDFDLAILMYQKEFADRMNGEVGTKNYSRLSAMLHFKCDVKKLTDVSSESFIPKPKIDSTVVKLTPKKNKISLEDFKIYSKFTKALFQHRNKKIRNALIDSRHIITNLDKKEMKKCMNEIEDEKLNNYLKKRVVVVTPEEILFLSKDLNSILNG, encoded by the coding sequence TTGAATAGTGAAAATTCCATATCCCTTTCTAAGACAACTAAAAGCATCTTAAATCAAAATGGGATAAAGTTAAATAAGAATCTTGGTCAAAATTATCTAATTGATAAAAATAAAAGAGATCAAATCATTAACTTTGGAAACATCAATGAAAATGATGTAATCTTAGAAATTGGGACTGGAATTGGAACATTAACAATTGAACTTGCCAAAAAAGCTAAAAAAGTAATAGCTATTGAACAAGATAAAAATATATGTGACATATTAGCCAAAAGACTTAAAGAAGAAAAAATAGATAATGTAGAATTACTCAATGAAGATGCTTTAAATATTGAATTTCCAAAATTCAATAAAATCATCTCCAATCTACCTTATCAAATCTCATCACCTATTACTTTTAAATTTTTAGAATATGATTTTGATTTAGCTATTTTAATGTATCAAAAAGAGTTTGCTGATCGTATGAATGGGGAAGTTGGAACTAAAAATTATTCTAGACTTTCAGCTATGCTACATTTCAAATGTGATGTGAAAAAATTAACAGATGTGAGTTCTGAAAGTTTTATTCCAAAACCAAAAATTGATTCAACAGTTGTAAAATTAACACCAAAAAAGAATAAAATTTCACTTGAAGATTTTAAAATTTATTCCAAATTTACAAAAGCATTATTTCAGCATAGAAACAAAAAAATTAGAAATGCATTGATTGATTCTAGACACATAATAACTAATCTTGATAAAAAAGAAATGAAAAAATGTATGAATGAAATTGAAGATGAAAAACTAAATAATTATCTCAAAAAAAGAGTTGTTGTAGTAACACCTGAAGAAATACTATTTTTATCTAAAGATTTAAATTCAATTTTAAACGGATAG
- a CDS encoding DUF655 domain-containing protein, whose protein sequence is MVDNKKRNGKKPTVKKEQYAVVLDYLSRGYVKSDMSKFGGKPIAQAIGTEQFTLLELAPKNGVDLEIGDTVFIGQGKKDKIYRVLGRLNFERLTATSRIELDYTIRDIVESNEEKYVNFFNTTGAVSTRLHTLELIPGIGKKYMWDIINAREEKPFESFKDITERLPTLTDPAGMIVNRVKQELDRNAIKRGKSKYYIFTQVPKKPRNPR, encoded by the coding sequence ATGGTTGATAATAAAAAAAGAAATGGAAAAAAACCAACTGTAAAAAAAGAACAATATGCTGTTGTTCTTGATTATTTAAGCAGAGGCTATGTTAAGTCAGATATGTCTAAATTTGGCGGAAAACCTATTGCTCAAGCTATTGGTACAGAACAATTCACTTTACTTGAATTAGCTCCTAAAAATGGTGTTGATTTAGAAATAGGAGACACAGTATTTATAGGACAAGGAAAAAAAGATAAAATATATAGAGTACTTGGAAGATTAAACTTTGAAAGATTAACTGCAACAAGTAGAATTGAATTAGATTACACAATCAGAGACATTGTTGAATCAAACGAAGAAAAATATGTTAACTTTTTCAATACAACTGGAGCCGTTAGTACAAGGCTCCATACACTTGAGTTAATTCCAGGAATCGGTAAAAAATATATGTGGGACATTATTAATGCCAGAGAAGAAAAACCATTTGAAAGTTTCAAAGATATAACCGAAAGACTCCCAACATTAACCGACCCTGCAGGAATGATAGTAAACAGAGTTAAACAAGAATTGGATAGAAATGCAATTAAAAGAGGCAAAAGTAAATATTACATATTTACACAGGTTCCAAAAAAACCTAGAAATCCAAGATAA
- a CDS encoding RNA polymerase Rpb4 family protein, whose product MIGKEIIESEPISSAEVKKVLEDFSEDNELNYEQNITLNHLARFKRYSVEDSEEIIEKLQEEFGLRDKVAVRIVDLVPKDLADLRLIFAKEAIKIEKPDMEKILELLEQYNIEE is encoded by the coding sequence ATGATTGGAAAAGAAATTATTGAAAGTGAACCAATATCAAGTGCAGAAGTAAAAAAAGTTCTTGAAGATTTTTCAGAAGACAATGAATTAAACTACGAACAGAATATTACTTTAAATCATCTTGCAAGATTTAAAAGATATTCTGTTGAAGATTCAGAAGAAATTATTGAAAAACTCCAAGAAGAATTTGGCCTAAGAGATAAAGTTGCTGTACGTATCGTAGATTTAGTTCCAAAAGATTTAGCAGATTTAAGATTAATCTTCGCTAAAGAAGCTATAAAAATTGAAAAACCCGATATGGAAAAGATACTTGAACTCTTAGAACAATACAATATTGAAGAATAG
- a CDS encoding 50S ribosomal protein L21e → MQRSRGLKSRSRKKMTKTQRPGRTNPITNRMQRFEDGDLVHITINPSIQKGQPAPRFHGKTGKVTGQKGKAYIVSLKEGNKAKELIVRPDHLKLQK, encoded by the coding sequence ATGCAAAGATCAAGAGGATTAAAAAGTAGATCAAGAAAAAAAATGACAAAAACCCAAAGACCAGGTAGAACCAATCCTATTACTAACAGAATGCAAAGGTTTGAAGATGGAGATTTAGTTCATATTACTATCAACCCAAGTATTCAAAAAGGACAACCGGCTCCTAGATTCCATGGTAAAACTGGAAAGGTTACTGGTCAAAAAGGTAAAGCATATATTGTATCCTTAAAAGAAGGAAACAAAGCAAAAGAATTAATTGTAAGACCAGACCATTTAAAATTACAAAAATGA